GGACGGATGCAGCCGTATTGGCGGGACCAAACCTCGACCTGCTGTTCGTGGGGTTGCTCTCCCACTTCGCACGGGCGCTGGGAAGGACACGGGCCTCTGTTGTCCTAGAGATTGTTGAGGCGGACAGAGTGACACTAGTACGAGCCTCAGTGACTGACGGTCCCACAGGATACCTAGATGGAATCAGCAAGATTCTGTCTGGAAAGAAGCTACCGAACGTGACTACCGTAGACCTTGACCTCTTCCTGTGCAAGCTGTTACTGGATGACTACGGAGTCCATATCGCCTACTACCCCGGCACGCCGCCTAGCATTGCGTTCTTCTTCGGGAAGGGCAACTGAGGACATTGACACTTCGTGTGTGCCACAACTCGGAAGCGACAAGGCTTTTTTGCAAGACCTCCCAGGGTGAGATTGGGGTGCTCATAAGCCCTCGATTCGAACAAAGCAATCAGAGATCTCCTTTGAGGTGGTTGGAACAGGTGTCGAAGTCGGCGGACCTGGTCGATATAACGGAGGACTGGGCGTACTGGATAGACCCCGAGACACTCAAGATGCCCAAAGCACGCGGTCGCATCCCGTCGGGTTCGCTACTCATTGTGAAGAGCCGCACTGAAGACACTCTAACAGGGCGATCGTTTGTTTCGACGGCATTCTATCTGGTGCGGCCAGAGGCGTGGGAGAAACGAACCAAGAAGGAGGCCTCCACGATTATCGGTGGATATGTTGTTGCCTACATGAAGAGGAGAGGGGCATGGCCACCCAACACACAGCTTGCGAGAGAGCTGAAGAACGGGGATGTCGAGCTCCACTACGCTCCGTCCCAGTACGACACTTTCACGTTGAAGCTGAGCCGCAACATGGTCGACTCTCCAGTCATTGACTTTCTCGACTCACTGGAAAAGGCAGCTGAGTCAACCGAGGACACCTCTGCGGCCACAGGCGTCCGATGGGCAGTGGAACCAGCAAAGTCCAGCAGATCAACCTGTAGAGCATGTCAGAAACAGATTCAGAAGGACGAATTGCGGATTGGAGAGCCGGTCGACTTCGAAGGTCACACCTCCTATCGCTGGTACCATGTTGCGTGTGCGGCCAAGAGACTGGGTCATGTGGACATCACCACGCTCCAAGGCCATGATGCGCTGTCGGAGACACATCAGGCCCAGCTACGTGCAGCACTTGATGACCAGAGCGCTCGACCATGATCACAGTCTATGTATGACACTTCAGCCAACGCTGGACACCTCTGTGCATATCGAATGCTTGAGACGTGTGTTGCTGTCTCAAGCCATAGAGGCGACTCCCGCATTGTGGGCCTAGTTGTGGTGCGTTCTCAGAACAGCAGAGCTAGGCCGAAGCAGTACAGTGTAGAAACTATCAGGTGTACAGTAGCAATCGGCATGGTGGCTTTTGTGTACTCTCTAAACGTGAGATGACTACCGTGGGACTCGCTCAGCGATATCACTATCATGTTAGGTGCGTCTCCGAATGGAATCATGTACCCTCCGACATTTGCTCCGATGACGAGTGACACCGGGACAACTCTGCTCACAGTCCCAAGGTCTACAGCCATCGGTGCGAGAAAGGCCGCGACCGGTATGTTGTCGATTGCTGATAGCGCGAACCCCGGAATCCATATCATGATGAGGATTCCAACAAATGCATTGGAGCCTATTATTGATGAGATGAGACCTCCCACTCCCGCGATTACGCCTGCCACTCCAAGAGCGTTCACAATACCGAAGAGCCCTATCAGAAAGAAGACAGTGATCCACGACAGTTCCTTCAACAGGTCTGTCGCCTTGTCATGAGCAACTGCCAGCATCACTGCAGCGACCGAGAGTGCGATGAAAGTGACCTCTGTGGGAGCTATGACGAATCCTGTGATCATCGTTCCCAGACCGATTGCCGAGGCGTAGAACTCGGTCCTTGAGCGTATCATCTTGGTCGGACTTATCATCATCAGGAGGTGGTCATCATGCACGCGGTCATCGCATAGCGTCTTGCCCACTGTTCTCATCAAGAGCGGCACTGTGACGAGGAACAGCAGGACCGTGAGCGGCAGGAGCATGAAGAACATCTCAGCTGCATGTATTCCTGCCCAGAAGACTATCAAGAGGTTGGGAACCGAACCGACGACAGATGGAAAGGAGGCGAAGTAGCTGACCACTGCTTCGCTGATCAGGACAGGTCGGAAGTCTATCTGCAGTGCGCGACACACTTCCACTGTGAATGGCCCCATGACAAGCATCGTGGGCAGTGGGTCAAGGAAGAAGGATATGATGAACACGAACGCCAAGAATGCCATGTAGACATTCTTTGGACGACCGTGTGTCCTCTGGACCAGCACAAGCGCGATGTACTGAAACATACCAGAGGATGACGCCAGTGCCACCACTATCATCATAGACATGAGAAAGAGCACAGTGTCCCATTCTATGAGGGCGACAAGGTCCACAAACGTCATCGGATGACCCGGACTCACTTCCGTACCAGTGAGCACCAGGACGGCTCCGCACAGGCACATAGAGAACATGGTCACCGCAGCCTCGTTGATCTTTTCAAGCAGAAGGACGACAAGCGTCATGACGAATGTTGCCAGTACCAGAACGAAGGCCACGTCGGTCATGTATGACACATCCACTGTGTCCGCGTCTATTAAACGAGCTGGCCCATGAGTGAGTCCAGCTGATACGAGCCGAACAGGCCGCGATGCAAGGACAGCAGGACTCTGCCATACTGGGACTGCTCGCTTGGGCTTCCGTGTGCTCCGCCTGACGATAGCAGTGACACAAGACGCATTTGAACACAAGGCCCTTATTGCAGTCTGCGCTCAGTCTCACATCATGAGATTCCCGGCATCAGAGTCTGAAATGCAGGACTATCTCGACTTCGCGGTGAAGACGACGTCCGAGGCAGGTCAACTGACACTGAGGTACTTCCGAACAGGAATCACGGTGGAGACAAAGAGGGATGGCACCCCGGTCACCGTTGCAGACAGGGAGGCGGAGGTCTTCATCCGAGACAGAATACGCGAGAACTATCCGGAGCACACCGTGAGAGGCGAGGAGTTCGGGACCAATGAGGTGTCCTCGGACTACGAGTGGCTGATTGACCCCATCGACGGCACCAAGTCCTTCGTGAATGGGATACCACTCTATACGACGCTTCTGGCTCTGCTCTACCGCGGCACTCCTGTGCTCGGTGTTGTGCACTGTCCGCCGCTTGCTGAGACCGTCGCTGCTGTGAGCGGACTCGGTTGCACACTCAATGGTCGTGCCTGTCATGTCAGTTCCACAGAGCGGCTTGAGGATGCCATGGTCAATGTCACAGACTACCGAGACCTCTATGCAGTGAGACCTGATCTTACAGAACGGCTCATCTCGACTGCCAAGTCCTGTCGGGCGTGGGGTGACGCATATGGATACGTGCTGGTGGCCACAGGCCGTGCGGATGTCATGGTTGACGCGGTCATGAGCCCATGGGACATAGCCCCATTAGGTCCCATCATTACAGAGGCTGGGGGAGTCCTGGGCGACCTCGACGGCCGGCCCGACCTACTTGGGACTTCGTCTGTCGCCTGCAACAGACGTCTGTTCGGCGAGTTGTTCGGCATCTCTTGAAACAGCCTACAACGACTTCCCACATACGACAGTGTGGAGAATGCGACGAGTCAGACTCGAAACGATGTCAATCAACTCCTCGCTCGTATGTCGAGGATGCTCACGTCTCTGTGCAGTTCGCGTTCAGCTGAGGCTGAACTCCTGTCCCTCCTTGAGAATCACCGGTCTTGTGACAGTGCTGCTTGCCAGCCCCTTCTCGAAGTCGCTCACGTCCTTGTCCCATGTGTGCATCGGTATCGCATATCTGGGTTTGACTATGCCAACTGCCTGAAGCCCCTCTTGGATGTCCATTGTGTAGGTGTCGCCAACCGGTAGCAACGCGACATCAACCTTCCCCAGTTCACTCATCTCTGGTATGAGGTCGGTGTCACCCGCATGGTACACGGTCTTTCCTTCCAGTGAGATGACGTATCCCACTCCAAATCCCTTGGGATGATAGGGGTTGCCCGGCGTGCGGAATCGTTTGACATTGTAGGCCTCCACTGGCATGATGCGAACTTGCCCGGAGTCCTGTGGCTCTCCAGCCCGCACCTGAACCATCTCTTTGCCCAGCTTCTCGCGGCATGACGCCGGCGCCATCATCTTGGTCCTCTTGCTGAGTACGGTCTTGATGGCGTCAAGGTCGCAGTGGTCACCATGGCTGTGGGTGCACAGGACGACCGAGGCCGCTTCCGTCGGTGCTGGCAGCCGTTCTTCGAGCTTCTTGGGTCGATAGTAGTCGATGTATATGACCTGCCCCAACCCAGTTATCTGGAATCCTGCATGACCAAGCCACTTGATTACAATGCTCATCCTTGCTCGAATGTGTTGTTGCAGCGTTCTTTTTGAACGTAGCTGTCATATTGAGGTGAGAATGTGGTAACCAATCGAAACCAAATGTACCTCTTGAGTTAGACATCGAATCTGCATTGAATACAGGGTCCGGAGTGTGGTTTAACGAATACGTACATACCCTAAACACTCTGTATCGATTTCGGTCTCATCTGCAGGAAATTTACGTCGATGCCTATCTAGCTAAGCATATAATGGGTCAAGGGAGTTCGCATCCACGTATTAGACCCCACAGTGGCAATCTCATGGCTATCCCGTGCCTAGGGTTCCGGTGATTGCTCATCGGAACTGTTCCGCGCTGAGCGGAACTGAGGCGCGGACGGTCTGTGAGACACGCCCGACAGGTGAGACCGATGGATCCAGAGTTACACACTCCGACGTCAAGTTTCGCCGAGGAGATTTCATCCATCCCCGGAGGCGAGGGCATCAACAAGTGCATTCAGTGCGGCCTGTGCACTGCAAGTTGCGTGATTGCCCGGACAACCGACCGATACCATCCCCGAAAGCTGATTCAGAAGATCCTGCTGGGAAAGAGGAATGAGGTGCTGACTGACCGCCAACCGTGGCTCTGCATGACCTGCAGGATGTGTGAGGAGCGATGCCAAGAGGGTGTCAGCCCGGCCGAGATATTCCATGCCGTACGACAGATTGCAGCGCGCGAGGGACATGTCCCTACGTCGTTCAGGAAGGCGGTGGATAAGGTTCTTAACGACGGCTGGATGCTCGCCGACGCATACAGCGACTGGAATGAAGACGAAAGGGCAGACTTGGGTCTCAGTCCGGACCTCGGCTGGAACAAGACCTTCGCGAACCGGGTGAGACGTAGGTACCTGTCCGAAGGAAGTGCAGTTGCATGACAGAACTGATCCTCTACCGTGGGTGTACAACACCCGTGAGACTGCCAGCCTACGAAGCGGCGACCATTGCAGTCCTTGAGAAGCTGGGTGTCAAGATTCACGAGATGAAGGATGCAAACTGCTGCGGGGCGCAGTACATCGAGTCACTCAGTCGGCAGGCGTACGCAGCGATGAGCGGTCGAATCCTAGCTCTGGCTGAGGAAGAGGGCAAGGACATACTTGCGTTGTGTGGTGCATGTTCGGGCTCGCTCAAGCTCAACAAGCACTATCTGGACGAGAACCCTGAGGCCAAGGCAGAACTGAACGAGTTGCTCGCCGAGGAAGGACTCAGATACACAGGCAAGGTCCGAGTGCGGCACCTGCTGCAGGTTCTCGCGGAAGACATCGGCTTCCCCGCAATTGAGGCTGCAATAGTAAGACCCTACTCGGGAATCAAGATGGCTGCCCACTATGGGTGCCACGTCACAAGACCCTATGAGATTGTCCAAGTGGACGACCCGGAGAATCCGACCATACTCGACCGACTTGTCGAGCTCACCGGCGCAACGGCGGTTGACTATGCGGGAAAGACCCGGTGCTGCGGTGGTCCGCTACTGGCGATGGACCCGGACACTGCTGGACTCATAGGTCTGGAGAAGATCAAGCATGTGATTGAGGCTGGTGCGGATGGCATTGTGACGGCGTGTGTCTTCTGCGACATCCAGCTGACTCAGGTGCAGTTCGGAGAGAACTCCCAGGTTCAGAAGAAGGTGCCAGTCATACCCATCACACAGTTCCTGGGTCCCGCCCTCGGGATTGAAGAGGAGAAGCTGGGTCTCGGCATGAACAAGATCAGTCCATATGGTCTATTTGCTAAACAGGAGGCTAAGGCATGACGAAGGACAAGACGAGTCAGAAGAGCGCTCTCGTGATTGGAGGTGGGGTCGCAGGTATGCAGGCCTCGCTCGACATCGCCTCACAGGGCTACCGTGTCTACCTTGTCGAGAAACAGACATCAATTGGCGGAAGAATGGCCGCTCTCGACAAGACATTCCCAACTTTGGACTGTAGCGCGTGCATCCTGACGCCGAGGCTGAGCGAGGTTGCCAGGCACCCCAACATCGAGTTGCTGACGTATTCGGAGGTCGAGAGCGTAAAGGGCAAGGCTGGCAAGTTCCGAGTGACAGTACGACGCAAGGCTCGCTATGTTGATGAGGACAAGTGCAGCGGCTGCGGGGACTGCTCTAGAGAGTGCCCTGTTGAAGTGCCGAATGAGTTCGACGAGGGACTCGGCTTTCGAAAGGCGATATACATCCCATTTCCGCAGGCGACTCCCAACGTATATGCGATAGACCGAGAACGATGCATACAATGCAAGCGGTGTCAGAAGACGTGTGAGCGGGGTGCTATCGACTTTGAGATGACCGACCAGATAGTAGAGCTTCAGGTCGGGGCGATCATCGTAGCAACAGGCTACAAGCTGTTCGATGTCTCGCAATACCCGCGACTCGGATACGGAAAGTACACCAACGTTATCACGGCCATGGAGTACGAACGCCTCATCAATGCTGCAGGGCCGACGCAGGGTCACCTGATACGACTCTCTGACGGGCGCGTGCCAAAGAACATCGCGTTCATTCAGTGTGTTGGGGCGAGGGATGTCGCCAAGGGTGTGCCCTACTGCTCCAGGGTCTGTTGCATGTACGGTATCAAGAACGCGGTGATGGCCCGTGAGCACGACCCCGAAGCGAGAGTCACCGTTTACTATGCGGACATTCGAGCCTTCGGCAAGGGCTTTGAGGAGTTCTACGAGATGGCCAAGACCCGTTTTGGTGTTGACTTTGTGAAGGGACGTGTTGGCGAGCTGAGTGAGAACCCCCACAACCAGAACTTGGTGATGAGTGTTGAGAACATTCTGACGGGCAAGGTCTCAGAGAGAGAGCATGACCTTGTTGTCATATGCCCGGGTCTTCAACCTCCCGAAGGGCTGGACACGATTGCCAACGCACTGGGACTGGAGCGGTCCATAGACGGTTACCTCAACGTAGAAGACCGCTTCGCTGCACCTGTGGAGACCCTTGTCCCGGGTGTCTTCACCTGCGGTTGTGCTGACGGCCCAAAGGACATTCCAGACAGCGTCACTGCAGGGAGTGCTGCGGCAATGAAGGCTACAATCATCTTGGCTGTAGGAGGTGTGGCCTGATGACCGGCACGGAAGAGCCCAGAATCGGTGTGTTTGTATGCCACTGCGGGCACAACATTGCCGGCACAGTTGATGTGGCCAAGGTCGCACAGACTGCTGCTGGACTGCCAAATGTCGTGTTTGCTACGGATGAGATGTTCATGTGCTCTGACAACGGGCAGCAGCTGATCCGTGAGAAGATCAAGGAGCACCGGTTGAACAGAGTAGTCGTGGCAAGCTGTTCTCCACGCATGCACGAACCCACCTTTAGGAGAGTCTGCGAAGAGGCGGGCCTGAACCGCTATCTGTTTGAACAGGTCAATCTCAGAGAACATGTCTCGTGGTGCCACATGAGAGAGCCGGAGGCTGCAACTGCAAAGGCAATAGACCTTGTGAGAATGTCGGTCGCCAGAGCAGCCAGACTGGAGACGCTACCTGTGAAGACCGTCCAAGTCACTCCTCGCACACTGGTCGTGGGTGGAGGAATCGCTGGAATCACTGCATCTCTGGACATTGCCGATCGTGGTTTCGAGGTGGTCCTGGTCGAACGACAGCCACGACTCGGTGGAAACCTGATAAACTGGACCCATCTCTTCCCGACTGACGAGACTGGAGCTGAGGTCCTCGAGCCGCTCATCAACAGGGTCCGGAATCACGACAAGATCAAGATCTTCACAGACGCCGAGGTCGTTGCTTTCGACGGTTACATCGGCAACTTCCAGGCGACTGTCAGAGAGACCAAGACAGGAAGGGAGTCGCACCATGACGTCGGTGCAGTCATTGTCACCACCGGCTTCCAGTCGTTCAAGCCACACGGCTACTATGGTTACAAGATCACTCCTGACATACTCACGCTCGCAGAGTTGCAGGAGATGCCCAGAAGCAAAGAGCTCAGACGTCCCAGCGACGGTCAGCTTGTGAAGAAGCTGGCATTCATAGGCTGTGTGGGTTCGCGGGAACCGGGAGTGAAGGGCCACGAGCACTGCTCAAGACACTGTTGCTCCGCAGTTGCAAAGGCCGCTGCGGACCTGAGAGCGCGCACCGAGGAGGTGGTCATTCTCTACCAGGATGTCCGGACATACGGAAAGGGACACGAGGAGTTCCACCGACTCGCTCGCTCTCGCAGAGTCATCTACAGCAAGTTCCCCGAGCGCGACAAGCCCAAGGTGACACTCGAGGATGGGAGGATCACTATCCGGTGGCATGATGTTCTTGCGGACGAGGACCTGATACTACAACCGGACATGCTAGTCTTGGCTTCCGCGATGGTGCCCCCTGACACCGCTGATGAGGTTGCCAAGTTGTTCAGCCTGACACGGTCTTCGGATGGATTCTTCAACCCCGAGCACATCAAGCTGGCGCCTCTGACAACGCACACGGCAGGTATCATGATAGCGGGTGCGGCTCAGGCCGCGAAGAACGCACATGAGGCAGCCATAGATGCTTCTGGTGCTGCTGCGAAGGCGGTGGGTCTCATGGCACGAGGCGAAGTCGAGATTGAGTCGACCGTTGCGCACGTCAACCCAGACCTGTGTTCGTCATGTCACACTTGTGTCACTGCATGTCCATACCATGCAATCTCAATGGATACCAGCCGAACACCAGAGGTCGCATTAGTGACGGAGGCAAAGTGCCATGGCTGTGGTACCTGTGCCGCAGGATGTCCGTCCGGTGCAATCATGATGCGTCATTCGACAACAGACCAGATTCTGGCAATGGTCGAGGCGTATCTGTGTCCACCACCAGCCGCCCAGGAGGTACGAGCACAATGAGTTCACACGTTCTCCAAGAGCAAGCAAGCGCTGAGAAGACATGGGAACCGAGAATAGTTGCATATTGCTGTAACTGGTGCTCCTATGCAGGTGCGGACCTTGCAGGCACGAGTAGAATTCAGTACCCGACCAATGCGCGCATCATCAGGGTGAACTGCACTGGTCGAATAAGCCCCGAGTTCATACTCGCAGCCCTTGATTTGGGTGCAGACGGTGTGCTGGTCTCCGGTTGTCATCCGGGTGACTGTCACTACACGAGTGGCAACCTCAAGCTGAGGGCGCGGTGGGCACTGATGGAGAAGGCAATCGAGCAGGCTGGTGTTGACCCCAGACGCGTCCGCCTGCAGTGGGCAAGTGCGTCTGAGGCACAGATCTTTGCAGATGGCGTACGGACACTCATTGACCAAGTCAAGAAGCTTGGTCCGATAGCGAGGGAATGGCGATGAGTCACTTTGCAAGTTTCTTTGAGCAGAAGCGCGGTGAGACGAGACAACAACGGAAGGCCATTGAGGAAGCCATCCGACAGGGAGCAACCACAGTCGAGCACATCGCTGAGAAGACGAAGATACCCAAGCCTCAGGTGGTCTGGAATCTCATGGGGATGCTCCGGTGGTCAGTCGTGGAGATAAGTGGGCACTCTGGAGACGAGCTCACATACAGGCTCAAGGAGGAGCATGCATGACCGCATCGATCGCAATGGGACAGGGCTCCTCCTGCTGGGGATGCTTC
This DNA window, taken from Candidatus Thorarchaeota archaeon, encodes the following:
- a CDS encoding CoB--CoM heterodisulfide reductase iron-sulfur subunit A family protein; this translates as MTKDKTSQKSALVIGGGVAGMQASLDIASQGYRVYLVEKQTSIGGRMAALDKTFPTLDCSACILTPRLSEVARHPNIELLTYSEVESVKGKAGKFRVTVRRKARYVDEDKCSGCGDCSRECPVEVPNEFDEGLGFRKAIYIPFPQATPNVYAIDRERCIQCKRCQKTCERGAIDFEMTDQIVELQVGAIIVATGYKLFDVSQYPRLGYGKYTNVITAMEYERLINAAGPTQGHLIRLSDGRVPKNIAFIQCVGARDVAKGVPYCSRVCCMYGIKNAVMAREHDPEARVTVYYADIRAFGKGFEEFYEMAKTRFGVDFVKGRVGELSENPHNQNLVMSVENILTGKVSEREHDLVVICPGLQPPEGLDTIANALGLERSIDGYLNVEDRFAAPVETLVPGVFTCGCADGPKDIPDSVTAGSAAAMKATIILAVGGVA
- a CDS encoding hydrogenase iron-sulfur subunit, which encodes MSSHVLQEQASAEKTWEPRIVAYCCNWCSYAGADLAGTSRIQYPTNARIIRVNCTGRISPEFILAALDLGADGVLVSGCHPGDCHYTSGNLKLRARWALMEKAIEQAGVDPRRVRLQWASASEAQIFADGVRTLIDQVKKLGPIAREWR
- a CDS encoding histidinol phosphate phosphatase — protein: MSPADTSRTGRDARTAGLCHTGTARLGFRVLRLTIAVTQDAFEHKALIAVCAQSHIMRFPASESEMQDYLDFAVKTTSEAGQLTLRYFRTGITVETKRDGTPVTVADREAEVFIRDRIRENYPEHTVRGEEFGTNEVSSDYEWLIDPIDGTKSFVNGIPLYTTLLALLYRGTPVLGVVHCPPLAETVAAVSGLGCTLNGRACHVSSTERLEDAMVNVTDYRDLYAVRPDLTERLISTAKSCRAWGDAYGYVLVATGRADVMVDAVMSPWDIAPLGPIITEAGGVLGDLDGRPDLLGTSSVACNRRLFGELFGIS
- a CDS encoding 4Fe-4S dicluster domain-containing protein; amino-acid sequence: MDPELHTPTSSFAEEISSIPGGEGINKCIQCGLCTASCVIARTTDRYHPRKLIQKILLGKRNEVLTDRQPWLCMTCRMCEERCQEGVSPAEIFHAVRQIAAREGHVPTSFRKAVDKVLNDGWMLADAYSDWNEDERADLGLSPDLGWNKTFANRVRRRYLSEGSAVA
- a CDS encoding (2Fe-2S)-binding protein, which encodes MSHFASFFEQKRGETRQQRKAIEEAIRQGATTVEHIAEKTKIPKPQVVWNLMGMLRWSVVEISGHSGDELTYRLKEEHA
- a CDS encoding CoB--CoM heterodisulfide reductase iron-sulfur subunit B family protein; amino-acid sequence: MTELILYRGCTTPVRLPAYEAATIAVLEKLGVKIHEMKDANCCGAQYIESLSRQAYAAMSGRILALAEEEGKDILALCGACSGSLKLNKHYLDENPEAKAELNELLAEEGLRYTGKVRVRHLLQVLAEDIGFPAIEAAIVRPYSGIKMAAHYGCHVTRPYEIVQVDDPENPTILDRLVELTGATAVDYAGKTRCCGGPLLAMDPDTAGLIGLEKIKHVIEAGADGIVTACVFCDIQLTQVQFGENSQVQKKVPVIPITQFLGPALGIEEEKLGLGMNKISPYGLFAKQEAKA
- a CDS encoding MBL fold metallo-hydrolase, whose protein sequence is MSIVIKWLGHAGFQITGLGQVIYIDYYRPKKLEERLPAPTEAASVVLCTHSHGDHCDLDAIKTVLSKRTKMMAPASCREKLGKEMVQVRAGEPQDSGQVRIMPVEAYNVKRFRTPGNPYHPKGFGVGYVISLEGKTVYHAGDTDLIPEMSELGKVDVALLPVGDTYTMDIQEGLQAVGIVKPRYAIPMHTWDKDVSDFEKGLASSTVTRPVILKEGQEFSLS
- a CDS encoding CoB--CoM heterodisulfide reductase iron-sulfur subunit A family protein; the protein is MTGTEEPRIGVFVCHCGHNIAGTVDVAKVAQTAAGLPNVVFATDEMFMCSDNGQQLIREKIKEHRLNRVVVASCSPRMHEPTFRRVCEEAGLNRYLFEQVNLREHVSWCHMREPEAATAKAIDLVRMSVARAARLETLPVKTVQVTPRTLVVGGGIAGITASLDIADRGFEVVLVERQPRLGGNLINWTHLFPTDETGAEVLEPLINRVRNHDKIKIFTDAEVVAFDGYIGNFQATVRETKTGRESHHDVGAVIVTTGFQSFKPHGYYGYKITPDILTLAELQEMPRSKELRRPSDGQLVKKLAFIGCVGSREPGVKGHEHCSRHCCSAVAKAAADLRARTEEVVILYQDVRTYGKGHEEFHRLARSRRVIYSKFPERDKPKVTLEDGRITIRWHDVLADEDLILQPDMLVLASAMVPPDTADEVAKLFSLTRSSDGFFNPEHIKLAPLTTHTAGIMIAGAAQAAKNAHEAAIDASGAAAKAVGLMARGEVEIESTVAHVNPDLCSSCHTCVTACPYHAISMDTSRTPEVALVTEAKCHGCGTCAAGCPSGAIMMRHSTTDQILAMVEAYLCPPPAAQEVRAQ